A stretch of Corallococcus silvisoli DNA encodes these proteins:
- a CDS encoding CorA family divalent cation transporter, with amino-acid sequence MDELGETFAFLLDDQGRARPLPLDALPEWKPSDGHLWLNLPPDLPDLPRALEQLLHLSPEARDSLLAEVSRVRIDVIGGDQLVLLMLHPDVVHVDAPQRTLRILGTVDRSVTVAAADQPAIADLRRRLASGRGPQASELFITFAGTALAESALRLADLDDRLSELEARFEERRDEDANAERLRRLRRILVEQRRFVSLCRDAVVRVGLLDVDWLHAQRDQLKDHAARAGSIVKELDALVERARILREDEKARQDAKSQRILYLLTIISGVFLPLSFITGLLGVNLGGMPGTQWNGAFLLLVLVLIVIAVVEWRALLRREVV; translated from the coding sequence ATGGATGAGCTTGGGGAGACCTTCGCGTTCCTGCTCGATGACCAGGGGCGCGCGCGTCCTCTTCCGCTGGACGCGCTCCCGGAGTGGAAGCCCTCGGATGGACACCTCTGGTTGAACCTGCCCCCGGACCTCCCCGACCTGCCTCGCGCCCTGGAGCAACTGCTCCACCTGTCCCCCGAGGCGCGGGACTCCCTCCTCGCTGAAGTGAGTCGCGTCCGCATCGACGTCATCGGCGGCGATCAGCTCGTCCTGCTGATGCTCCACCCGGACGTCGTGCACGTGGACGCTCCGCAACGGACGCTGCGCATCTTGGGGACGGTGGATCGCAGCGTCACCGTCGCCGCCGCCGACCAGCCCGCCATCGCCGACCTGCGGCGGAGGCTGGCCTCGGGCCGGGGCCCCCAAGCCTCGGAGCTCTTCATCACCTTCGCCGGCACCGCCCTCGCGGAGTCCGCCCTGCGTCTCGCCGACCTGGATGACAGGCTGTCCGAACTGGAAGCCCGCTTCGAGGAGCGCCGCGACGAGGACGCCAACGCGGAGCGGCTTCGCAGGCTGCGCCGCATCCTCGTGGAACAACGCCGCTTCGTCTCCCTCTGCCGCGACGCCGTCGTGCGCGTCGGCTTGCTCGACGTGGACTGGTTGCACGCCCAGCGGGACCAATTGAAGGATCACGCCGCGCGGGCCGGCTCCATCGTCAAGGAGCTGGATGCGTTGGTTGAACGCGCGCGCATCCTCCGTGAGGACGAGAAGGCCCGTCAGGACGCCAAGAGCCAGCGCATCCTCTACCTGCTCACCATCATCTCCGGCGTCTTCCTGCCGCTGTCGTTCATCACCGGCCTGCTGGGCGTCAACCTGGGCGGCATGCCCGGCACGCAGTGGAACGGCGCGTTCCTCCTGCTCGTGCTGGTGCTCATCGTCATCGCCGTCGTGGAGTGGCGGGCGCTGCTTCGCCGGGAGGTCGTCTGA
- a CDS encoding DUF2019 domain-containing protein, translating into MRLEALVEQFAHHVVAQNEAIFRGDARTGNMHARKYGAAVDKLLSHGDSGREALAVLLKHERMDVRVMAAAHLLRYRTDEAKAVLEEAAKGQGLVPFGARQTLERWAEGTWSLDPG; encoded by the coding sequence ATGCGGCTGGAGGCGCTCGTCGAACAGTTCGCGCACCACGTGGTGGCCCAGAACGAAGCCATCTTCCGGGGAGACGCGCGAACCGGAAACATGCACGCCCGGAAGTATGGCGCGGCGGTGGACAAGCTCTTGAGTCATGGCGATTCCGGGCGCGAAGCACTCGCCGTCCTGCTCAAGCATGAGCGGATGGATGTTCGCGTGATGGCCGCGGCGCATCTGCTGCGATACCGCACCGACGAGGCCAAGGCCGTGCTGGAAGAGGCCGCCAAGGGGCAGGGCCTTGTTCCCTTTGGCGCGCGGCAGACGCTCGAACGCTGGGCCGAGGGAACCTGGTCGCTCGACCCGGGGTGA